Genomic segment of Esox lucius isolate fEsoLuc1 chromosome 15, fEsoLuc1.pri, whole genome shotgun sequence:
attatcctgctgaaagaggccccggccatcagagaataccattgccatgaagggttGTACCTGGTCTTCAACGAGTTtaggtggcacatgtcaaattgaagtccacatgaatgcccagacacagggtttcccagcagaattTTGCCTAAAGCATCACATTCCCTCCACCGGCTTTTCAGATAGCCTAGTGAGGAGAGCTTTGGGCtgttaaacaaaatattgcTGCATGAATCCCAGAGCACACAGTTTTGTCCTTGAAAAACTATATTTCAGGGATCTCTCTCATGTGTCAGCGTGGTGCTAATTGGGAATTCCGCCTCCATGGCCATTAAGAATGTTATCATGGCAATGTCCAATAGACAATCTAGAAGCACGGTCTGAATTAATTAACAATTAATTTTTCTGTTGCCTAAAGCACAGCAGATACAAATGCATCACAAAAtgctctgttgttttttttgtattgcagATATGATTGTTATGTGAAGTGGTAGCTTCGCAAGCTAACCTTTTACATCTGAATATATTTGATAGGTTTTTGTGCTTTTTCAACTGTGAAGCTCACACCACTGACATTTAAATGTAGTTGAGTGATGTATTTTTCATGCAGAAATCAATTGGTAACCAAGTCACATCTTCCTTTTCCCTGGACCAGCAGAAATGTGCCGTTGTATTTTGAGCAAGTTGAGTATTTGAGCAAGATGACACGATTTGAAGGCCACCTCCAAAGATGAATTGAACGGATATTCAAATGGGATTaaagtgccctccagaattattggaccCCTTGGTAATTAGTCAAAATACCTATGCAAAATGTCAtttcagcttgatcttacactcaaaacACAAGAAGAATCATACTCTTTAATTCAGCTAAGATTGTTTAAACAAATACTTAAGAAATGCTTTTCTATTCTATGGCCGGTGTGACATTTAGGAATGCTTGGTATCCTTGTCCTGCCAGAAGATCCAAACACTACCCCAGTTTTAGGTATATCATTTCCTTTTACTTGAGTCCACGGTGCCGTATATCCTAAACAGGTTCCTAGGGCCATTGGAAgcagaacagacacacaacaacTTAGTACACACCTGAAGTTAATTTTAATTGGGATTGGGATTGGTGGTGATATGTCTGAGAAAGGGTGAGGTCACTTTTAGATGGGGGGGATCACTTGAAACATCACAAAAAATGTTTGGGATGAGCTTGGCAATTTCATTGTGACTGTGACTGGAGTGCAACTTTAAATTAGGCATTTTTGTTAACCATATTTCACGAATAAGTTCACATTGCTTGGTTACCTGTCACAGCTGTCCCCCGTTGTTAGTTGAGAAGATTACATATTaagaaagaaacagacaaaattattattatttttggcacattctacagTTTTTCAAGGTTTTACTTGACCTATTATTGTTTATTCTCATATTCAGGTTTATTTTAGtgttgtgaattattttgggtgAGACGGATAAAAATATTCAATAtcttcaaaacaaatgtaatctttcatttgtgttatttcaCAATATTTCAGAATTGTACAAACAAATGCAATGTCTACATTCAATTGGTAAATGAACATTGTGATACTGTGTACAGTAGTGTAACTTAACAATgttcaacattaacaatggcCCGCAGGCCCGGGGCAgaagacacagacagtcacTCAATTTCCAAATTTAAATTAATAGTATCGTATTAAAACGTTTGCTTGTCATCTTTTTCACTCTTCCTGCTTCGATTTTCGCTTGTTCTCGCATTAAAATGCGTCTGTGGCGCATCTTCTCCCCCTCGGTGTGGTACAGTACCAGTGTCatctttttgaccaataatattcgATGTCtcgtctgttttgaccaatcatagttcaCAGTGCATTCTATAGCTGAACCCAAATGTGGAATTGCACAAGGCAAAGAAAATGCGATAATATTTGTTTCAGCCGAAACGATAATGGCAAGGGACACGTACTGCCGTGCCAGTCGTGAGTTTCCGACGAAAGCCGGTAAGGCAGGCCCGTTTATTAAGGGAACGAACAACTAGGTCCTACCGAAAACCTGCACTCAAGTCCCTGCAGCATGTCGCGCTCAAAACGGGCTGTTGACAACCCTTCTTGCTGCGATGAATTAGGTGGCGCGTAGGCAAACTGAAAAACGAATTACGACCGCCTATCATGTTTTGAAGAGGGAGTAACCATTCACGGACTACGTCCACGTCGGCGAATACGCATAGGGAAACCATACGGCTTGCCTAGAGCAATTGTCATGTTAACTTTGCCTGCCTAAGCACTTGCTGGCAGTGACACCCAAGAAGCCAGTCAACTATATAGTGCAAGGACTGTATTGCACCATATTTATGTtatcataaatatattaactcaatgattgaatttattttcatgcttttatgttACGCAAGCATCTTCATGAAAACATTATAATGATATTTGTAGTagctaatattttgataaccttttttaaaaaagtaatgatgtgcgttgtatcatatttatgtaaacagttattgcttgtatcagctctcatgtctcatatcaCATGCAAATCTGTGGTATAAATTAATATTCTGATGATATGATACTTACATACTATGTctgaaaagtaaaaatgtttatatatacttttttttccagttcgggccagtagatttcagaccaactggCCCATACAGGCCAATGAGAAAAAGTTAGCATTGGACCCATGAACTATATCAGGTTACGATGTGGTGTCTGGCCTTGTATTTTACTGTATACTATACTGACTGCCTGGGGTAAGGTAGCCCAGTGGTAGAGCATCTGACCACTCACTAAAAGGTTGCTGGATAAAATCTCTGAGATTATTTGAATAATCTGTCATTTAGCATAACTGTTAATCCTACTTGCTGCCAGATCATTATTGAATATTagaatatacaggtgctggtcataaaattagaaaatcatcaacAAGTTGATttctttcagtaattccattcaacaagtgaaacttgtataatgtatacattcattccacagactgatatacactcacttaaaggattattaggaacaccatactaatactgtgtttgtccccctttcgccttcagaactgccttaattctacgtggcattgattcaacaaggtgctgaaagcattctttagaaatgttggcccatattgataggatagcatcttgcagttgatggagatttgtgggatgcacatccggggcatgaagctcccgttccaccacatcccaaagatgctctattgggttgagatctggtgactgtgggggccatttcagtacagtgaactcattgtcatgttcaagaaaccaatttgaaatgattcaagctttgtgacatggtgcattatcctgctggaagtagccatcagaggatgggtacatggtggtcataaagggatggacatggtcagaaacaatgctcacagcatcagaagcgtctcgcctgggctaaagacaaaaaggactggactgctgctgaattatgttgtctgatgaaagtaaattttccatttcctttggaaatcaaggtcccagagtctggaggaagagaggagaggcacagaatccacgttgcttgaagtccagtgtaaagtttccacagtcagtgatggtttgggatgccatgtcatctgctggtgttggtccactgtgttttctgaggtccaaggtcaacgcagccgactaccaggaagttttagagcacttcatgcttcctgctgctgaccaactttatggcaatgcagatttcattttccaacaggacttggcacctgcacacagtgccaaagctaccagtacctggtttaaggaccatggtatccctgttcttaattggccagcaaactcgcctgaccttaaccctatagaaaatcaatggggtattgtgaagaggaagatgcgacacgccagacccaacaatgcagaagagctgaaggccactatcagagcaacctgggctctcataacacctgagcagtgccacagactgatcgactccatgccatgccgcttTGCTGCAGTAaatcaggcaaaaggagccccaactaagtattgagtgctgtacatgctcatacttttcatgttcgtacttttcagttggctaacatttctaaaaatcatttttttgtattggtcttaagtaatattctaattttctgagatactgaatttgggattttcattagttgtcggttttaatcatcacaattaaaataaataaacatttgaaatatatcagtctgtgtgtaaggAATTAATATACAatatgcaagtttcactttttgaatggaattactgaaataaatcaactttttgatgatattcaaattttatgaccagcacctgtatatatatacattatgcAATTCCAAGATACTATGCCTTCTGCTGCCCTTTTctcaaacttaaaaaaaatactttagcCAAGCCTTTAATTCAAAATAACAATCCATATTTTCCTTAGTCTGATCTTTGGGTTGTTAGGAAAGATATGTGAAGAGATTTACATCCTCACTCCTAAATGTCTGATGGGTCTAAAACCCAGCCTTTTCACCCAGATGAACAGCCGTTGTACTAAGGTTTAGCATGTAAATCTGTTTAGCATGCATAACAGTGGATTTTGTCTTTTCTAGGAGtagatttcaaaatgaaaacattaaaaatagaTGGCATCAATGTGCGAGTACAGATATGGTGAGTAAACAGCTCAGTGATTTTGACATACCTatctatttaaatgtttattttttttactagtaAGTGTGAAATATGCTTCACCTGTTTATCTGACTGATATTCTGAAAAGTGGTGACATAAAACTGGGGATTGCGTCTGCTTTGTCTACACTAGGGATACTGCTGGTCAGGAACGGTACCAGACTATTACCAAACAATACTACAGAAGGGCACAGGTTGGTTCTCTACAAACCTATACCCACTGTCGAGAAACAGAGTGCAATACCAGGTCTTAGTCCCCTAGTCACCCTTAGTTATGTGGTCACTATCTGTCATCACAATCTGATTCTCCTCTTGATCTTTCTCTAGGGAATTATTCTGGTGTATGACATCACTAGTTCCCATTCCTTTCAGCACATAGTGAAGTGGGCTAGCGATGTGGATGAGGTGAGCCTCGATCTACTGATAAAAGGACTCCTCTCGGTCACTGTCATTCTCTTTGTCCTTTCTATTTTTCTCAGGTTGACTTTAAGTCAGCCAGTATAAACATCCTGTCTTTATTAAACTGAAGTGTGCCCAGTTGTCTCTTTCTCAAACCTGTCGCACTGTTTAAGTTTGCTCCTGACAAGGTGCAGAGAATACTGGTGGGGAACAAGGCCGATGAGGAACAAAGTAGAAAAGTGCCTAAAGAACAAGGGAACAAGGTTGGCCTTTATCTTGCTGTTTTActaacttgttttttttttccatatatAGTTTGACATTTTCCATTATTAATGAACTCGTTGTACATTATAGTTAGCAAAAACCTATGGAATGGAATTCTTTGAAACAAGTGCCTGCACCAACTGCAACATCAATGAGGTGAGTCATAGGTCTTATGGAGTGAATACCTAGTATGTATGCTGTGTTTGGAGACCATGTGAGGATAttgtgatacatttttatttattttcttctccaagtcattcaCCCGGTTGACAGAGCTTGTCCTGCGGGCTCACAAGAAGGAGTTGGATGCCTTCCAGCCTTTCACTAATAAAACGAATAAGTACATTGACATGACTTCTCTGGAGGGAGAACGGGTTAAACCGGACAACGATGTTAATTCCCAAAAGGCCTGCGCATGTTAGCGTTAGGTGGTCAACACTCTCAACCCAGGGAGGTTTGGCAAGAAGTTTTTGTTTTGCAGTGCCCTTGGCCTAGTAACATATTTACATTGAGAGTacctttacaaaaatgttagtGTGTTTACTGAATATTGCCCTTGCTGGTGCTCAGATTAATGCATTATCATTTTCTGTTGTATTTATTGTTCAGTTTCCATGTTCatgtattatttcatttttacatgTTGTGTATTGCCTTACTCACCAAGCCACACCCAAACTGACGTCACACTTGAGTTAAGTTGTGCCCATGTAATAGGTAAGGTGTCTGCAATGTTGCATTGAAAGTTAGCAACTTAGCTGCTGTTTGATTAGTTTTTGGTGTACAtgtgtgcattttattgccACAGTTTTAGCTATCAAATAATAATCAGCTTTACTGTAACAACTATAATGATGCTTGATAGTAATTTGCTAAATTGATTAATTGTGGGACTATAGTAAAATAGTGGGACTACAGCTCTGTGGTCATGTATGAGGTGAGAAGAGGACAGTGGACAAAGGGTGGGCCGAGGGCATGGTTAAATAATTCACATGGAGAGAAATACAATCCGACACAGCAGAAAGAGCTTGCTTACCAGTGATATACGAACTCGTACACaagtaaaatgcaaaaacaatctAGAACAGCTATGAAGTTTAATCTGTTTTTAAGTTGTAAGTGCCAATTCCTGCAGCAAATGCCACACTGTTTCGCACACTATTATGAAATGTGATTAGGGTAAGACTGATAGCTGATAGGTTTGAGGATGTTTTTCAATCCTATGAGTTTATAAAAATAACAGTACTCATATATTAAACATATTACTCATTGTTGTGGACTTTTTGGGAGATTTACTAGAAAGGAGTTAAGTAAATCCTAGGTTCATTGCGtttaaatagaaatagaatataAAATAGGAcagtcattcattttttatcaCATACTGAGAAAACCAGGTAATGACTTGATGAATGTTTTATGATGAGAAACTGATATAGGTCCTAGAATTACCATAAAGCTGAATGTTGCATCCTACATGGTTCGGTGACACTTTGTTCAGATATTCCTGTCATGCAACCAACAAAGTATCTGTTGATAAGCCACTACTTATATACAGGTAACCTTTTACGGAAATCATGTGGAAATAGATTCAAGCACAATATTTCAGTTCTACCCAAACTGAAGTAAATGTGATAATTTGGCGCACTAACATGGTGATAATGTTTTTACCTGATGGGATTCATGGACAGTAATCTGACAGACCGCAGACATATTTGTCCATCATACTGAAATTTAAAGGGGTGAGGATGTATAATGGCACGTTCAATTCCTAAATGGAATTTCTTTGGAAACACTATTTCCaaaagatgagatgagacactATTTAATACTAAGTATGCCAGTAATCCtctttatgttattttaacaaaCCATGCAAGGAAGCTGGGATTTTATCATGACCCGGTTCATACAGATCTTTACAAGCTGAAATAGGAACCCGATGACCTTGTTTGTGAGAACATTGTATGTCAGGTGGGTATCAGTTTTCTTGCAAGCAATTTGACACCCAGCTAAAGCAAGCATATCTCTGAAGTCATGTGACTTGAGGTGGGCttaacacacagatacactggTCTTGACTACTACTGGTGACTACAGAACAGGACCATGACGTACATCGCTAAGACCTTCTATGATCTGAAGGCCACTACCCTGGAGGGGGATTTGGTGGACTTCAATGTATTCCGAGGGCGGGTGGTCCTTATTGAAAATGTGGCATCTCTCTGAGGGACAACTACCCGGGACTACAGCCAGCTCAACTTCCTCCAGAGCAAGTACCCCCACCGGCTAGTGGTCCTGGGCTTTCCCTGTAATCAGTTTGGCTATCAGGTCAGTATGCTACATCATGGCCTATGGGTATGTGGTTCAGTgaaatcagtaaaaaaaaataataataataaaagctaATGAAATATTCTGTTAAGTATCACTTAATTTGCTTAATTGCAACAGATGAGAATGTTATGTACTTTACAGGAGAACTGTTCAAATGGAGAGATCCTGAATTCATTGAAGTATGTGCGCCCAGGAAATGGCTACCAGCCCGGATTCACTGTCTTTGAGAAGTGTGAGGTGAATGGAACCAACACCCACCCTGTCTTTGCCTATTTGAAAgacaaacttccctttcctgatGATGATCCACACACCCTCATCCAAGATCCCAAATTCCTCATCTGGAGTCCCATCAGCAGGACGGACATTTCTTGGAATTTTGAGAAATTCCTGGTTGGGCCAGAGGGAGAGCCCTTTAAACGGTACAGCAAAAAATTTGAGACCATCAACATAGAACCTGATATACAAAGACTGTTGAGGCTAACCAAGACCTGAAAATAGCATGGACATAATCTCATTGTATGGTACCCTTTCCACTACACAAATGACTTTACATCCATGATAAAGAGGACCTATTG
This window contains:
- the LOC105015680 gene encoding ras-related protein Rab-15-like isoform X2 → MLGILVLPEDPNTTPVLGVDFKMKTLKIDGINVRVQIWDTAGQERYQTITKQYYRRAQGIILVYDITSSHSFQHIVKWASDVDEFAPDKVQRILVGNKADEEQSRKVPKEQGNKLAKTYGMEFFETSACTNCNINESFTRLTELVLRAHKKELDAFQPFTNKTNKYIDMTSLEGERVKPDNDVNSQKACAC
- the LOC105015680 gene encoding ras-related protein Rab-15-like isoform X1, giving the protein MAKQYDVLFRLLILGDAGVGKTCLLCRFTDNEFHSSHISTIGVDFKMKTLKIDGINVRVQIWDTAGQERYQTITKQYYRRAQGIILVYDITSSHSFQHIVKWASDVDEFAPDKVQRILVGNKADEEQSRKVPKEQGNKLAKTYGMEFFETSACTNCNINESFTRLTELVLRAHKKELDAFQPFTNKTNKYIDMTSLEGERVKPDNDVNSQKACAC
- the gpx2 gene encoding glutathione peroxidase 2 translates to MTYIAKTFYDLKATTLEGDLVDFNVFRGRVVLIENVASLUGTTTRDYSQLNFLQSKYPHRLVVLGFPCNQFGYQENCSNGEILNSLKYVRPGNGYQPGFTVFEKCEVNGTNTHPVFAYLKDKLPFPDDDPHTLIQDPKFLIWSPISRTDISWNFEKFLVGPEGEPFKRYSKKFETINIEPDIQRLLRLTKT